One Amaranthus tricolor cultivar Red isolate AtriRed21 chromosome 10, ASM2621246v1, whole genome shotgun sequence genomic window carries:
- the LOC130825900 gene encoding uncharacterized protein LOC130825900, with protein sequence MKTSGSQISSQANSSSLGVSELPPKKRGTDKGKATGILDDEPTEKNELNIDLNSTEISPSPLDNPKIAPKNDEEALLDEQVSPKTNAKQPNSQQSHLENNFHSNLTKVSTKGESSINHPQDPPSPPSPPPSLPPRNPIVCKFCGQKFSTTQALGGHQNAHKHEREMQRAAKAAQDYATSPYIYQSPTIIRAPSPQGSYYAQHQQLQYPSYYHGLAPKGWHQHPIRPFYNNNPLGINFVQSQPSLTHNVGGFFGHPSLRPMNLAYDPGWPRPLFVTTNGSSSMNYNPFAASNMSNLTHVWSVNNNQSSESLHPNESKTVDLTLRL encoded by the coding sequence ATGAAAACATCTGGATCTCAAATATCCTCTCAAGCCAATTCAAGCTCTTTGGGGGTATCAGAGCTACCACCAAAGAAACGTGGAACGGACAAGGGGAAGGCAACCGGTATTCTTGATGATGAGCCAAcagaaaaaaatgaattaaatatagATTTAAACTCCACTGAAATATCACCATCTCCCTTAGATAACCCAAAAATTGCACCAAAAAATGATGAGGAAGCTTTACTTGATGAGCAAGTATCACCAAAAACAAACGCTAAACAACCAAATAGCCAACAGTCTCATTTAGAAAACAATTTTCATTCAAACCTTACCAAAGTTTCTACAAAAGGAGAATCATCTATTAATCATCCCCAAGATCCACCTTCACCACCATCTCCTCCACCATCCCTTCCACCTCGAAATCCTATCGTTTGCAAGTTCTGCGGCCAAAAATTCTCAACTACACAAGCCCTTGGTGGTCACCAGAATGCACACAAGCATGAACGAGAGATGCAACGCGCAGCAAAAGCTGCACAAGATTATGCAACAAGTCCTTATATTTACCAATCTCCAACCATAATTAGGGCACCTTCACCTCAAGGATCCTATTATGCACAACATCAACAACTTCAATATCCTTCTTATTACCATGGATTAGCTCCTAAAGGATGGCATCAACACCCAATAAGACCATTTTACAATAATAACCCCCTAGGAATCAACTTTGTTCAATCTCAACCAAGTCTTACTCATAACGTAGGAGGGTTTTTTGGACATCCTTCTTTAAGGCCAATGAATCTTGCATATGACCCTGGCTGGCCGAGGCCGCTTTTTGTGACAACAAATGGCTCAAGTTCCATGAACTATAATCCTTTTGCAGCTTCTAACATGTCAAATTTGACACATGTTTGGTCTGTGAACAATAACCAATCCTCGGAATCACTACACCCTAATGAATCTAAAACAGTTGATCTTACCCTTAGGCTTTGA
- the LOC130825901 gene encoding agamous-like MADS-box protein AGL29: protein MGRKKVEMKKIENNSSRLVTFSKRRSGLFKKANEICTLCGAKIAIIVFSPGGKPYSFGHPSIEQVLHKYQNDFTPKKSKSHKVRTAKLRQELANLDDLLEYENKVEFTKNQSISQLDLDQLVKLQEQMQDLSRNATRHVQEIEASQALLMLANSSFE from the coding sequence ATGGGTCGTAAAAAAGTTGAgatgaaaaaaattgaaaataattcatCAAGATTAGTGACATTTTCAAAGCGTCGATCTGGTCTTTTTAAGAAGGCAAATGAGATTTGTACCTTGTGTGGAGCCAAGATAGCAATAATTGTTTTTTCTCCTGGTGGAAAACCCTATTCTTTTGGCCATCCAAGCATTGAGCAAGTTCTTCATAAATATCAAAATGACTTTACTCCAAAGAAATCTAAATCTCACAAGGTTAGAACTGCTAAACTTAGACAAGAACTTGCTAATTTGGATGATCTATTAGAATACGAAAACAAAGTTGAGTTTAcgaaaaatcaatcaatatcaCAACTTGATCTTGATCAACTCGTGAAATTACAAGAGCAAATGCAAGATCTTTCAAGGAATGCAACTAGGCATGTGCAAGAAATTGAAGCATCACAAGCTCTATTGATGTTGGCAAATAGTTCTTTTGAATAG
- the LOC130826094 gene encoding probable auxin efflux carrier component 1c, which produces MITWLDLYHVMTAVVPLYVAMILAYGSVKWWKIFTPDQCSGINRFVALFAVPLLSFHFISTNNPYAMNYHFIAADTLQKLIVLCILFLWAKLSSNGSLEWSITLFSLSTLPNTLVMGIPLLKGMYGDDSGTLMVQIVVLQCIIWYTLMLFLFEYRGARLLISEQFPDTAGSIISFKVDSDIISLDGKEPLETEAAIGEDGKLHVKVRKSTSSRSEVFSRNSHGVSLTPRPSNLTNAEIYSLQSSRNQTPRGSSFNHTDFYSFVNGKGLSSVSPRTSNYGNLGFDEENGGGCVGGGPQFGAKGGTQGGGGYPAPPSAGIFSPGGGPTGGRSGGGKNSKKGGDGGGEDLHMFVWSSNASPVTEGGLHVFRGGAAYNHDHGTLPNTKDYDDYGRDEFSFGNKNGGNGLEVDGPTLSKLGSSSTTELRPKAATHVEAKPTSMPPTSVMTRLILIMVWRKLIRNPNTYSSVIGLAWSLICFRWHVEMPAIVANSIKILSDAGLGMAMFSLGLFMALQPKIIACGNSAATFAAGVRFITGPAVMAAASIAVGLRGTLLHIAIVQAALPQGIVPFVFAKEYNVHPAILSTAVIFGMLIALPITLVYYILLGLMR; this is translated from the exons ATGATAACCTGGCTagatttataccatgttatgACAGCAGTTGTTCCTCTTTATGTAGCCATGATCTTAGCTTATGGTTCAGTAAAATGGTGGAAAATTTTCACACCTGATCAATGTTCAGGTATTAATAGATTTGTTGCACTTTTTGCTGTTCCTCTTCTTTCTTTCCATTTCATTTCAACAAATAACCCATATGCAATGAACTATCATTTCATAGCAGCTGATACTTTACAAAAACTTATAGTTTTATGCATCTTATTTTTATGGGCTAAACTTAGTTCTAATGGGTCTTTAGAATGGTCTATTACCCTTTTTTCCCTTTCAACTCTTCCAAATACCCTAGTAATGGGAATTCCTTTATTAAAGGGTATGTATGGGGATGATTCAGGTACTTTAATGGTACAAATTGTGGTTTTACAATGCATTATTTGGTATACTTTGATGTTGTTCTTGTTTGAATATAGAGGGGCTAGGTTATTGATTTCAGAACAGTTTCCTGATACTGCTGGTtcaataatttcatttaaaGTTGATTCTGATATTATATCCCTTGATGGGAAAGAACCATTAGAGACTGAAGCTGCAATTGGGGAAGATGGGAAACTTCATGTAAAAGTAAGGAAATCAACAAGTTCAAGATCAGAAGTTTTTTCAAGGAATTCCCATGGAGTTTCTTTGACTCCAAGACCATCTAATTTGACTAATGCAGAGATTTATTCACTCCAATCTTCTAGGAATCAAACTCCAAGAGGGTCTAGTTTTAATCATACTGATTTTTACTCTTTTGTTAATGGTAAGGGTTTGAGTAGTGTGAGTCCTAGGACTTCTAATTATGGGAATTTGGGTTTTGATGAAGAGAATGGTGGTGGTTGTGTTGGTGGGGGCCCACAATTTGGAGCCAAAGGTGGGACCCAAGGTGGTGGTGGGTATCCAGCTCCACCAAGTGCTGGAATTTTCTCCCCTGGTGGAGGGCCCACTGGTGGAAGAAGTGGTGGTGGAAAGAATAGTAAGAAGGGTGGTGATGGTGGAGGAGAAGATCTTCATATGTTTGTTTGGAGTTCAAATGCTTCACCTGTTACTGAAGGTGGTCTTCATGTGTTTAGAGGTGGAGCTGCTTATAATCATGATCATGGGACTCTTCCTAATACCAAAg attatgatgattaTGGAAGAGATGAGTTTAGCTTTGGGAACAAAAATGGTGGTAACGGCCTTGAAGTCGATGGCCCGACGCTGTCAAAGCTTGGTTCGAGCTCAACCACCGAGCTTCGGCCTAAAGCCGCTACTCATGTTGAAGCAAAACCTACTTCCATGCCCCCTACTAGTGTGATGACTAGGTTGATATTGATCATGGTTTGGAGGAAACTAATTAGGAACCCTAACACATATTCAAGTGTCATTGGCCTTGCCTGGTCCTTGATATGCTTCAG GTGGCACGTTGAAATGCCTGCAATTGTGGcaaattcaatcaaaattcTCTCCGATGCTGGGCTCGGAATGGCTATGTTCAGTCTAG GTCTCTTTATGGCATTGCAGCCAAAAATCATTGCGTGTGGAAATTCAGCGGCTACTTTTGCTGCAGGCGTAAGGTTCATCACAGGGCCGGCTGTAATGGCGGCTGCATCCATTGCAGTCGGGTTGAGAGGAACCCTCTTACACATTGCCATTGTGCAG GCTGCTTTACCTCAAGGCATCGTCCCATTCGTGTTTGCCAAGGAGTACAATGTTCATCCCGCAATCCTTAGCACGGC GGTGATATTTGGGATGTTGATAGCATTACCAATCACATTGGTATATTACATATTGTTGGGACTTATGAGATGA